The Microbacterium forte sequence AGCTCATTCAGCCCCCGGCAGCCCGCCGAATGCGGAAAGTCGCCCGGATCCCCCGTCGCGATCGTCTCCACGATCACCGCCTCGGCACGCCGGAACACGGCCCCCGCCCCCTGCAACACCGCGACCCGGTCCGCATCCGACAACCCCGCCAGCGCATCATCGGACAGCACCGCATCGAGGTCGGCGACGACCCGATCCAGAAGCTCCGCAGTGCTGTTCATACCCCCCAGTCAACCGGGGACCACCGACATTCGAGACCCGCAACGGCCCGCTTTTACCCCAGATCAACGCCATATTCCAATCTCTCAATACAGCGCACCGATGCCGCGCACACCACAGCCACGGGAGCGTCGGGAGAGCGAGAAAGAACGGCGAGGGAGAGACACATGGAAATGGACACGGAGACACGACTCGAAGGGAGAGCACCCGGAGGAAGAGGGCACTCCGACGACGAGGAGAGCGCCGGGCAGGAAGCGAACACCCGGCGAGGACGGACCTCAAGAGGGTGAGAGCGCCCTGACGACGTGGAGAGGAGAGCAGAGGAGCAGAGACGACAGAAGGAAAAGAGAAGACGGAGGAGAGAGAAGAGAAGACGGAGAAGAGAGAAGACGGAGAAGAAGAGGAAGAAGAAGAAGAAGAAGAACAGAGAAGGACAACAGAGAAGGACAACAGAGAAGGAGAACAGAGACGAGAACAGAGAACGAGAACAGAGAACGAGAACAGAGAACGAGAACAGAGAACGAGAACAGAGACGAGAACAGAGAACGAGAACAGAGAACGAGAACAGAGACGAGAACAGAGAACGAGAACAGAGAACGAGAACAGAGACGAGAACAGAGAACGAGAACAGAGAACGCGGTATAAGAGAACCCGGGAACAACACCCTCGGAGAACGCACCCGCGGGATGGAGACCCGCAGAGAAGAAAACCCCGGGGAGAACGCCCCGGAAAAACACCCGGAGACAGCGAGAAGCCCCGGGGTGTGACACCCCGGGGCTTCTCTCCGACCGTCAGTCCGCGAAGGTGGCGGCGTCGATCACGAAGCGGTAGCGCACATCAGAGGCGAGCACGCGCTCGTAAGCCTCGTTGATCTGCGCGGCCGAGATGACCTCGATCTCGGAGGCGATGCCGTGCTCGGCGCAGAAGTCGAGCATCTCCTGGGTCTCAGCGATGCCGCCGATGTTCGATCCGGCGAGCGAGCGCCGTCCGCCGATCAATGACGAGACGTTGACCGAGAGCGGTTCTGCGGGGGCTCCGACGCAGACCATCGACCCACCCACATCCAGCAGACCGAGGTAGGCACGGAGGTCGACGACGGCACTGACGGTGTTGAGGATGACGTCGAACGATCCGCGCAGCGAGCGGAACGTGTCGGGATCGCTCGTCGCGTAGTAGTGGTCTGCCCCGAGGCGAAGCCCGTCGTCCTTCTTGCTGAGGGTCTGCGAGAGCACGGTCACCTCGGCGCCGAGCGCGTGGGCGATCTGCACGCCCATGTGGCCGAGTCCGCCGAGCCCGACGACCGCCACCCGCGTGCCAGGGCCGACGTTCCAGTGCCGCAACGGGGAGTACGTGGTGATCCCCGCGCAGAGAAGGGGTGCGGCGACGTCGAGCTCGAGGGCGTCGGGGATGCGCACGGCGAACGACTCGGTCACGACGACCTGCTCGGAGTATCCGCCCTGCGTGATGGTCCCGTCGCGATCGACGCTGCCGTAGGTGAAGACAGCGCCGTTGGAGCAGAACTGCTCGTCACCGCGCTGGCAGTTGCGGCACTCTCCGCACGAGTTCACGAGACATCCGACCCCGACGCGGTCTCCCACGGAGTGCTTCGTGACGTCGGCCCCGATGGCGGCGACGGTGCCGGCGATCTCGTGGCCCGGTGCGAGCGGGTAGCTCTGCGGACCCCAGTCACCGCGCACGGTGTGGATGTCGGAGTGGCAGATTCCGGCGAATGCGATGTCGATCAGGATGTCGTTCGGGCCGAGTTCGCGGCGCTCGATGACGGTCTTCTCGAGCGGTGCGGCTTCGCTGGGTGCGGCGTAGGCGTTGACACGGGTCATCTCGGACTCCTCGGGTCGGGTCGGGTGGGCCAGATCGACACTACTCGCGGCGCCCTGTGCGCCACCCCTGTGCGCCACCCCTGTGTGATCGATACGTTGGGGCTACGACTCCGGAGGGGAAGTCCCATGCACCGCTCGACCTTGACCGCCCGACTGATCACCAGCGTGATCGCTCTCGTGCTCACTCCCATCGCCCTGATCCTGCTGTCTGTCGGCGGACAGACCATGATCCTCACGTTCTTCGCGTACGCCAGCGACGGCGACCTCGCGTCGCTGACCGGACCTGTGCTGCTGCAGATCCTCGGTCTCGCGCTGCTCATCCTCGTCGTGCTCACCGGCGTGTGGAGTTCAGCCGGCCTGATCGCCATCGGCATCCTCAGCATCGTGCCGCTGATCGTCGCCGTCTTTCCCGTGACCCTGTCATGGCTCTACGGCATCGCACCCAGGGAGTGGGTCGACGGCTTCGTATACGGCCTCCCTCTCGTGGTGCTCGCCGCGCTCGGGGCGATGGGCCTGGTGCTCGCCCTCGTCCGCCGGGATCCTCGACCGAAGGGTGCCGCGCTCGGCGTGGTCGGCCTGATCGTCGCCCCACTGCTGCTCGCTGCGGGCGCCTGGTCGATCACCTGGGGAATCGCCGAGGGTACGCTGTTCGCCCTGCAGCGGTTCGAGTTCGACGTGCGCCCCGGGCCAGGCTTCGCAGTCGTCGCCGGGGCTCTGCTCGTCATCGCCGGTATCACCGTGACCCGCTGGTCGCGATTCGCACTCGTCGTTCCCGCCCTCGTGCTCCTCGTCGGCAGCATCCTGCTCGTCGTGGCCCGCGATGCCGTGATGCCTGCGCTCTTCGAGCTGCCGCGAGGCATGAACACCGTCGCACCGAGCCTTCTTCTCTACGGCGGAGGAGCCGCGGCCGGACTCATCTATCTGACCTTCACAGTGGTGCTGCTGCGCGTCGTCGCTCACGCGCGATCGGCCGGAGCGCCCGGAGCGCCCGGAGCGACGACACCCGACACCACGGTGCACGCGCAATACCCACACGCGCAATATCCACAGACGCAGTACCCACCAGCGCCGATGCAGCATCCGTACCCGCCGGTCCCCGGTCAGCAGCCGCCCGCTGCGCCGTACCCGCCGCAGCCCGGCCCGTGACTCACCGAGCCGCCGCGCGACGGCGGCTCCGACAGAAAGGAACCGGCCGGAATCCCACGATTCCGGCCGGTTCCGAGCTCTGCGAAAGCCGCGTCAGCGCTTGGCGTTCTTCTTCAGCGTCTTCTCCAGCACAGGTGCATCGCCGGATGCTGCGAGCGCCGCGTAGTACTCGCGGGCCTCGTCCTGGCGCTCTCGCTCTGCACCGGACGCGATGGGCGCTCGGACGTGCTCGGGCTCGTATGCGAACGCATCGACCAGGTCGAGGGCGTACGGGCGAAGCCGGGCGCACAGACGGTCGATGTACCGCGAGACCGCAGCGGCGCGCTGCGTCGAGAGACGTCCGTTGATGAGGTGCCACGCGAGGTGCTTCTCGATGAGCTGCAGGCCGAAGAGGTCGCGCAGCCAGGTGAGGACCTTCTTCGTGTCAGCGTCATCGACTCGGTGGACGGCATCGGTGAACGCCTCCCACTGCAGCAGCTCGCCGTGTGCGCGGGCCGCCTCGATCAGCTCGGCCTGGTTCTCGTTGAACAGCTTCGCGCCGAGCACCTTGTCCTTGCCCGCAGGGCGCAGACGACCGGCGATGTCGGCGACCATCTGCTGCACGCGCTCGGCGAGCAGCAGGTGCTGCTGCTCTTCGCGCAGGCCGTTCTCGACGGAACGCGAGACCTGCCCGAGGTCGACGACCGACTGGCCGAACTGACGCAGGCCGGCACCGTGGAAGAGCTTGCCCGCGGTCATCCCGACGGCGAACTTGGCCAGAGCCGCAGCATCCTTGCCGGTGAACTGCTTGGCGTAGTCGGTCAGCAGCCGCTTGCCGACGAGCTGAAGCAGCACGTTGTTGTCGCCTTCGAACGTGACGTAGATGTCGAGGTCGGCCCGAAGACCCACGAGGCGGTTCTCGAACATGAAGCCGGCGCCGCCGCAGGCCTCGCGCGCCTCCTGCAGTGTGTCGAGCGCGTGCCAGGTCGACAGCGGCTTGAGTGCAGCGGCCAGGGTCTCGAGATCCTCGCGGTCGTCGGGGGTGTCGGTGCGACCCGAGAACACCCCGTCGAACTTCTGCAGGAACTCGTCGTGCGCGAAGATCTGCGCATACGTCGTCGCAAGCCGCGGGAAGAGGCGTCGCTGGTGCTTGCCGTAGTCGAGGAGCACGACCTCCTGCCCGTCTGCCCCGTCGAACTGACGGCGCTGCGTGGCATATGTGATCGCGATCTTGAGCCCCAGAGCGGATGCCCAGCAGGCCGCGCCGTCGAGCGAGACCCGACCCTGCACGAGCGTGCCGAGCATCGTGAAGAAGCGACGGCCGGGGCTGTCGATCGCGCTCGAGTACGTGCCGTCGACCGCGACGTCGCCGTACTTGTTGAGCAGGTTGGTGCGGGGAACGCGCACGTGGTCGAAGCTCAGACGGCCGTTGTCGATGCCGTTCAGTCCGCCCTTGAGCCCGTCGTCCTCTCGTCCGATGCCCGGCAGGTCGATGCCGTCATCGCCGCGCAGCGGCACGTAGAAGCAGTGCACCCCGTGGTTGACGCCGTTCGTGATCAGCTGGGCGAACACCGTCGCCGCGACGCCGTGCAGTGCGGCGTTGCCGAGGTACTCCTTCGTCGCGCCGCGAAACGGCGTGTTGATGACGAACTCCTCCGTCGCGGGGTCGTACGTCGCGGTCGTGCCGACTGCGGCGACGTCTGACCCGTGCCCGATCTCGGTCATCGCGAAGGCGCCGGGGATCGAGAGATCCATGACTCCCGGCAGCCACTTCTCGTGGTGCTCGGTCGTGCCCAGCTGCAGGATCGCTGAGCCGAACAGCCCCCATTGCACACCCGATTTGATTTGCAGGCTCGGATCGGCGACGACGAGCTCCTCGAAGCCGGCGATGTTCCCGCCGTTGTTCTCTTCGCCGCCCAGCGACTTCGGGAACGCGCGGTGCACGGCCTTGTTGTCGACGAGCAGGTGCAGCTGGCTGAGCACGCGCTCGCGGTGCTCGTCCTTGCCCAGTTCGTCCTTGCGCCAGAACGCCGAGTCCTTGATCATCTCGCGCGCCTCGCGGCGGGTGTCGGCCCACGTGCCCATCAGCAGGTCGGTGACCCGAGCGACGTCGATCCGCAGGTTCGCGTCTGCGTTGTCGGTGTGGGGGCGAGTCGTCTTCGGACGGACGGCGGCGTCGACCATGAGCGTTCCTCTCAGAGGGAAGTAGTGATACGCCCATGGTAGGTGTGCCACAACCAGGAGCGAACTGCTGTGTACGCATCCTCCAACTGCCTGCGGGCACATCGCCCCGACGGATTGTCGTCAGACCACAGTCCGCGCGAGACCGCGACCTCAGGCCTCCACGCCCGACGGCCGGGGCGGGGCCGTCTGCGCCTGCTCCCACCGCCGTCTCGTGCCGGAGCTCAGACGCGCCCAGGTCCGATCACGGATGAAGATCGAGTCGATCGCGATCATCGTGAGCGAGAACCAGGGCAATCCCATCAGCACGCCGATGCCGATGTGGAACGAGAGGATGCCGACGAGGCCGATGAGACGCGTCGGCCGCGTGAGCAGCATCAGTGGGAACGCCACCTGCAGGATGATCGATCCCCAGGTCGCGGCGACGACCATCGGCCCCCACGTCGTGACGAGGTCGCTCAGAACCGGCCACGTGCCGAACCGGGCGGTCTGCAGCGGGTTGTACACCGCGTAGCCCTCTTCCCAGGGCGCACCGCCGGCTTTGTACAGAGCGCCGGAGGCGTAGACGAAGCACACCTGGGCGGTGAGCGCCACGAGGGCCAGATTGTGGAAGACGGTGCCCAGAAGAGCCGGCTGGCTCCCCGGAGCGAACCACTCGCCGTTCTTCGCACGACGTCTGGCGTCGAGCGACCACCGAGCGGCGGGGTCTGCGAAGAACATCAGCAGCAGGGCGATGCGGAACATGTTGTCGCCCTGGTCGCCCACCATGTCGTTGGCTTCGATGAACCCCACCCAGAGGCAGAAGAACACCGGCAGGACGATCCGGAAGCGCCAGCCCAGCACGAACAGAACGGCCAGCACGCCGAGCAGCAGATAGAGAGCGGTATAGAGGACGTCATTGCCCATCGCCGCATGGAACGCGCTGAAGATTCAGATCTTCGGGAACTCGCTGACGGGTTCGGCGAGCTCGCCGTTCCACGCCGACCCCGAG is a genomic window containing:
- a CDS encoding HTTM domain-containing protein gives rise to the protein MGNDVLYTALYLLLGVLAVLFVLGWRFRIVLPVFFCLWVGFIEANDMVGDQGDNMFRIALLLMFFADPAARWSLDARRRAKNGEWFAPGSQPALLGTVFHNLALVALTAQVCFVYASGALYKAGGAPWEEGYAVYNPLQTARFGTWPVLSDLVTTWGPMVVAATWGSIILQVAFPLMLLTRPTRLIGLVGILSFHIGIGVLMGLPWFSLTMIAIDSIFIRDRTWARLSSGTRRRWEQAQTAPPRPSGVEA
- a CDS encoding NAD(P)-dependent alcohol dehydrogenase, with the translated sequence MTRVNAYAAPSEAAPLEKTVIERRELGPNDILIDIAFAGICHSDIHTVRGDWGPQSYPLAPGHEIAGTVAAIGADVTKHSVGDRVGVGCLVNSCGECRNCQRGDEQFCSNGAVFTYGSVDRDGTITQGGYSEQVVVTESFAVRIPDALELDVAAPLLCAGITTYSPLRHWNVGPGTRVAVVGLGGLGHMGVQIAHALGAEVTVLSQTLSKKDDGLRLGADHYYATSDPDTFRSLRGSFDVILNTVSAVVDLRAYLGLLDVGGSMVCVGAPAEPLSVNVSSLIGGRRSLAGSNIGGIAETQEMLDFCAEHGIASEIEVISAAQINEAYERVLASDVRYRFVIDAATFAD
- a CDS encoding acyl-CoA dehydrogenase family protein produces the protein MVDAAVRPKTTRPHTDNADANLRIDVARVTDLLMGTWADTRREAREMIKDSAFWRKDELGKDEHRERVLSQLHLLVDNKAVHRAFPKSLGGEENNGGNIAGFEELVVADPSLQIKSGVQWGLFGSAILQLGTTEHHEKWLPGVMDLSIPGAFAMTEIGHGSDVAAVGTTATYDPATEEFVINTPFRGATKEYLGNAALHGVAATVFAQLITNGVNHGVHCFYVPLRGDDGIDLPGIGREDDGLKGGLNGIDNGRLSFDHVRVPRTNLLNKYGDVAVDGTYSSAIDSPGRRFFTMLGTLVQGRVSLDGAACWASALGLKIAITYATQRRQFDGADGQEVVLLDYGKHQRRLFPRLATTYAQIFAHDEFLQKFDGVFSGRTDTPDDREDLETLAAALKPLSTWHALDTLQEAREACGGAGFMFENRLVGLRADLDIYVTFEGDNNVLLQLVGKRLLTDYAKQFTGKDAAALAKFAVGMTAGKLFHGAGLRQFGQSVVDLGQVSRSVENGLREEQQHLLLAERVQQMVADIAGRLRPAGKDKVLGAKLFNENQAELIEAARAHGELLQWEAFTDAVHRVDDADTKKVLTWLRDLFGLQLIEKHLAWHLINGRLSTQRAAAVSRYIDRLCARLRPYALDLVDAFAYEPEHVRAPIASGAERERQDEAREYYAALAASGDAPVLEKTLKKNAKR